A stretch of Lujinxingia sediminis DNA encodes these proteins:
- a CDS encoding AAA family ATPase: protein MSSENTTPDASVQAKVQAFQKDAGRIREEIGKMIVGQRDIINGVIQVMLAGGNVLLEGVPGLGKTMLVRTLSEALGLNFSRIQFTPDLMPTDIVGATIIVEGEDRQKHFKFERGPIFSNIVLADEVNRATPKTQSAMLEAMQERSVTVGKETYKLDDPFFVLATQNPLEMEGTYPLPEAQLDRFLFKLVVKFPDLDELHSIMERTTQVSHPEVNPVIDKARLLEMKRFAREVPVARHVQDYALRILQGTHPEHPGAPEITRKYVRFGSSPRGAQAIMTTARVRALIEGRFNVSCEDVRRSAQNALRHRVILNFEGEAEGVSTDTIVQKIIEATPEST from the coding sequence ATGTCCAGTGAAAACACCACCCCCGACGCCTCGGTGCAGGCAAAAGTTCAGGCGTTTCAGAAAGACGCCGGCCGCATCCGCGAAGAAATCGGCAAGATGATCGTGGGCCAGCGCGACATTATTAACGGGGTCATCCAGGTCATGTTGGCCGGAGGCAACGTGCTGCTCGAAGGCGTGCCCGGGCTGGGAAAAACGATGCTCGTGCGTACCCTCTCGGAGGCGCTGGGCCTGAACTTCTCGCGCATTCAGTTCACCCCGGACCTGATGCCCACCGACATCGTCGGCGCTACCATCATCGTCGAGGGCGAAGATCGCCAGAAGCACTTCAAATTTGAGCGTGGCCCCATCTTCTCGAACATCGTGCTCGCCGACGAGGTCAACCGCGCCACGCCCAAAACCCAGTCCGCTATGCTGGAGGCGATGCAGGAGCGCAGCGTCACCGTGGGTAAGGAGACGTACAAGCTCGATGATCCCTTCTTCGTCCTGGCCACGCAAAACCCGCTGGAGATGGAGGGCACCTACCCGCTGCCCGAGGCCCAGCTTGACCGCTTTCTCTTTAAGCTGGTGGTGAAGTTCCCCGACCTCGACGAGCTGCACAGCATCATGGAGCGCACCACCCAGGTCTCGCATCCCGAGGTCAATCCGGTGATCGACAAGGCGCGCCTGCTGGAGATGAAGCGCTTTGCCCGCGAGGTGCCGGTGGCGCGCCACGTCCAGGATTATGCCCTTCGCATCCTCCAGGGCACCCACCCCGAACATCCGGGCGCGCCGGAGATCACCCGCAAGTATGTGCGTTTCGGGTCGTCCCCCCGTGGCGCACAGGCCATCATGACCACCGCCCGGGTGCGCGCGCTGATTGAGGGGCGCTTCAACGTCAGCTGCGAAGACGTGCGTCGCAGCGCCCAGAACGCCCTTCGCCACCGCGTCATCCTCAACTTCGAGGGCGAAGCCGAGGGCGTCTCCACCGACACCATCGTGCAGAAGATCATCGAGGCGACCCCGGAGTCGACCTGA
- a CDS encoding vWA domain-containing protein, translating to MQWTGLPIETVLGVAGFVAVFITLLYLLRLRKRRVQVPYSALWGRVLAEKKRQTDWWRRFKRLLSWLLFMIIAALIGVAALGPRSADEVVEGRHLLIMLDTSASMGATDVTGGLNRFEVARTQALELLGSVGGDDRVMVALFNNRVQPLGPFVRETQPLEAALRAATLSANATDFGQALSFARDSLRDRGDAELIVLSDGAGLQNLDLSEFDPGEAVRVRHIAPGERSENLAITGFNARRYPSNRLDHEVFVEITSTFDRPVEARLELMSEGRIIETLPLELAAGEIHRQFYPGQAFAGERLEARVRVTTADAEDVFPLDDRAYAVLPQARKLRVQVVSTGNLFLEGPLLLNTHIEVTRINPERYDPQAEFDVTFFDNVAPPLPASGDLVFFHPPAESSPIAIRGVDDKPILTDVASSHPLMRWINLQDLNIARTSTFRREASDTAVASSFGQAVIVDRKLDDRRLIAVGFDLRESDFPLRVAFPIFILNIIDYLAQDDVDLMYAFETGRSVHIPVPRNTGEARVTAPDGEVRSAAIHRGEAVFYTDQPGFYVLTPGGEEPVAVAANLASPEESRIAPAELQLGEREVGRDAEGLVFERREIWIWLVLLAMSLLLLEWLTYNRRWTE from the coding sequence ATGCAGTGGACCGGTCTGCCCATAGAGACCGTGCTCGGAGTGGCAGGGTTTGTGGCGGTGTTCATCACGCTGCTCTACCTGCTGCGCCTGCGAAAGCGCCGGGTGCAAGTGCCCTACTCCGCCCTGTGGGGCCGAGTGCTGGCCGAGAAGAAGCGCCAGACCGACTGGTGGCGACGCTTTAAGCGCCTGCTCTCCTGGCTGCTCTTTATGATCATCGCCGCGCTGATCGGCGTGGCCGCCCTGGGCCCCCGCTCGGCCGACGAGGTTGTGGAAGGACGCCATCTTCTGATCATGCTCGATACTTCGGCGAGCATGGGGGCGACGGACGTGACCGGTGGGCTTAACCGCTTTGAAGTCGCGCGTACGCAGGCCCTGGAGCTGCTGGGGAGTGTGGGAGGCGACGACCGGGTGATGGTCGCGCTCTTTAACAACCGGGTGCAGCCGCTTGGCCCTTTTGTACGTGAGACGCAGCCACTGGAAGCCGCGCTGCGCGCGGCCACACTCAGCGCCAACGCTACCGACTTCGGCCAGGCCCTGAGCTTTGCGCGCGACAGCCTTCGCGACCGCGGTGACGCCGAGCTTATCGTGCTCAGCGACGGTGCCGGCCTGCAAAACCTCGACCTCTCCGAGTTTGACCCTGGCGAGGCGGTGCGGGTGCGCCACATCGCCCCTGGCGAGCGCTCCGAGAACCTGGCGATCACCGGATTTAACGCGCGGCGCTACCCCTCCAACCGCCTCGATCACGAGGTCTTTGTCGAAATCACCAGCACCTTTGATCGCCCGGTCGAGGCGCGCCTGGAGCTGATGAGCGAGGGGCGCATCATCGAGACGCTGCCCCTGGAGCTGGCCGCCGGTGAGATTCATCGGCAGTTCTACCCGGGACAGGCCTTTGCCGGTGAGCGGCTTGAAGCGCGTGTGCGTGTGACCACGGCCGACGCCGAAGACGTCTTCCCGCTTGATGATCGCGCCTACGCAGTGCTGCCGCAGGCTCGTAAACTTCGGGTGCAGGTCGTCTCCACCGGCAACCTCTTTTTAGAGGGGCCGCTTCTGCTCAACACACACATCGAGGTAACCCGCATCAACCCGGAGCGCTACGACCCGCAGGCCGAGTTTGACGTGACCTTCTTCGATAACGTCGCCCCCCCACTTCCCGCCTCCGGCGATCTGGTCTTCTTTCATCCTCCGGCCGAAAGCTCCCCCATCGCAATCCGTGGCGTGGATGACAAACCGATCCTCACCGATGTGGCGTCAAGTCATCCTTTGATGCGCTGGATCAACCTCCAGGATCTCAACATCGCGCGGACCTCCACCTTTCGACGCGAGGCCAGCGACACCGCCGTTGCCAGCTCGTTCGGGCAGGCCGTCATCGTGGATCGTAAGCTCGACGATCGACGCCTGATCGCGGTGGGGTTTGATCTTCGGGAGAGCGACTTCCCGCTGCGTGTGGCCTTTCCGATCTTCATTCTCAACATCATCGACTACCTGGCTCAGGACGACGTCGATCTGATGTACGCCTTTGAGACCGGCCGCTCGGTGCACATTCCGGTGCCCCGCAACACCGGGGAGGCGCGGGTCACCGCCCCCGATGGCGAGGTTCGCAGCGCGGCGATTCATCGTGGCGAGGCGGTCTTCTACACCGACCAGCCCGGCTTCTACGTGCTCACCCCCGGAGGGGAGGAGCCTGTGGCCGTCGCCGCCAACCTTGCAAGCCCCGAGGAGAGCCGCATCGCCCCGGCGGAGCTCCAGCTTGGTGAGCGCGAGGTTGGCCGTGACGCGGAGGGCCTTGTCTTTGAACGGCGCGAGATCTGGATCTGGCTGGTCTTGCTGGCCATGAGCCTGCTGCTTTTGGAGTGGCTCACCTACAACCGCAGGTGGACAGAATGA
- a CDS encoding DUF58 domain-containing protein — translation MAKPSRQHPDDARFDDEFLKKLDYLYIVSRKMAASGQRAKRQKKIVGSGLDFADYRVYSPGDDVKSLDWRVYSRTERLFLKLYEEEEDLHIYFLVDASRSMHLGRPNKWNYARQVAAALAYIGLSNLDRVSIIPFSSKVEGRLPPAKGKAQIFKIFNFLDACEAGEHTSLRQAFKTFVSQNKRRGLAVVISDFYDPDGVEEGLNALRYHRFEPMVIQLFDERELNLDFHGEVQIVDCETDEARDITVTPAMLKAYREVFEDFCTELEGYCKSRQILYFRAPIQQPFDELILRVFRAGGFLK, via the coding sequence GTGGCCAAGCCATCTCGCCAACATCCCGACGACGCGCGCTTCGACGACGAATTTCTCAAGAAACTCGATTACCTCTACATCGTCTCGCGCAAGATGGCCGCCAGCGGCCAGCGTGCCAAACGTCAGAAGAAGATCGTGGGATCGGGTCTCGATTTCGCCGACTACCGCGTCTACTCCCCGGGCGACGACGTCAAAAGCCTGGACTGGCGCGTCTACAGTCGCACCGAGCGCCTCTTCCTGAAGCTCTACGAAGAAGAAGAGGATCTGCATATCTACTTTCTGGTCGACGCCAGCCGCTCCATGCACCTGGGCCGGCCCAACAAGTGGAACTACGCCCGTCAGGTGGCCGCAGCCCTGGCCTACATCGGGCTCAGTAACCTGGACCGGGTCAGCATCATCCCCTTCTCCTCGAAGGTTGAGGGGCGCCTTCCACCGGCCAAGGGCAAAGCGCAGATCTTTAAGATCTTCAACTTCCTCGATGCCTGTGAGGCCGGCGAACACACCTCGCTGCGCCAGGCCTTTAAGACCTTTGTCAGCCAGAACAAGCGCCGCGGCCTGGCCGTGGTCATCTCCGACTTCTACGACCCCGACGGCGTCGAAGAAGGGCTCAATGCCCTGCGCTACCACCGCTTTGAACCGATGGTCATTCAGCTCTTTGACGAGCGTGAACTCAACCTGGACTTCCATGGAGAAGTCCAGATTGTGGACTGTGAGACCGATGAAGCCCGCGACATCACGGTAACCCCGGCGATGCTCAAGGCCTACCGCGAGGTCTTTGAAGACTTCTGCACCGAACTTGAGGGCTACTGTAAGAGCCGGCAGATCCTCTACTTCCGAGCCCCGATTCAGCAACCTTTCGATGAGCTGATTTTGCGGGTCTTCCGGGCTGGAGGTTTTCTGAAATGA